One window of Strix aluco isolate bStrAlu1 chromosome 24, bStrAlu1.hap1, whole genome shotgun sequence genomic DNA carries:
- the LOC141934409 gene encoding feather keratin Cos1-2-like: protein MSCYDQCLPCRPCGPTPLANSCNEPCVRQCQSSTVIIQPSPVVVTLPGPILSSFPQNTVVGSSTSAAVGSILSCDGVPINSGGFDLSCITSRYCGRRCPPC from the coding sequence atgtcctgctatgaccagtgcctgccatgccggccctgtggcccgaccccgctggccaacagctgcaatgagccctgtgtcaggcagtgccagagctccaccgtcatcatccagccctcccccgtggtggtgaccctgcccggccccatcctcagctccttcccacagaacaccgttgtgggctcctccacctctgctgccgttggcagcatcctcagctgtgacggagtgcccatcaactctgggggctttgacctctcctgcattaccagccgctactgtggcagaaggtgccccccctgctaa